The following coding sequences are from one Nilaparvata lugens isolate BPH chromosome 6, ASM1435652v1, whole genome shotgun sequence window:
- the LOC111064602 gene encoding solute carrier family 66 member 3 isoform X3, with protein MNFLSLLSDALSIITITLCFVLKFPQIVNIYRLKSASGINIYGLLLELSSYTTTACYNFVNEYALLSYMEYPIIILQEFILIFFVLRYMDLINVKSVSIFVVYLAITCAFLAKLIPPSALTYMIPLCTPVSLSSKAIQLWEILWTGRAESVSVTSWLISAFTNFTRVFTIYMDSADTILLTNFILSTALSTSIAVSTLILNSFG; from the exons atgaattttctaaGTCTATTATCTGATGCTTTAAGCATCATTACAATTACTCTTTGTTTTGTATTGAAGTTTCCTCAGATTGTAAATATATACAGACTGAAGTCAGCAAGTGGTATAAATATTTACGGTCTGTTGCTAGAGCTTTCAAG CTACACTACAACAGCATGCTACAACTTTGTCAACGAATATGCTTTATTGTCATACATGGAGTATCCTATCATCATCCTACAAGAATTCATCTTGATTTTCTTCGTACTAAGATACATGGATTTAATCAATGTGAAGTCGGTTAGCATTTTTGTTGTCTATCTGGCGATTACTTGTGCTTTCCTGGCCAAACTGATTCCACCTTCAGCACTAACATATATGATT CCTTTATGTACTCCGGTTTCATTATCCAGCAAAGCAATCCAACTATGGGAAATATTATGGACTGGGAGAGCAGAGAGTGTCAGCGTCACATCATGGTTGATATCGGCTTTCACGAACTTCA CTAGAGTATTTACAATCTACATGGACTCTGCTGACACGATTCTTCTGACCAACTTTATCCTCTCAACAGCGCTGAGTACATCCATTGCAGTATCCACTCTTATTCTAAATA
- the LOC111064602 gene encoding solute carrier family 66 member 3 isoform X2 yields MNFLSLLSDALSIITITLCFVLKFPQIVNIYRLKSASGINIYGLLLELSSYTTTACYNFVNEYALLSYMEYPIIILQEFILIFFVLRYMDLINVKSVSIFVVYLAITCAFLAKLIPPSALTYMIPLCTPVSLSSKAIQLWEILWTGRAESVSVTSWLISAFTNFTRVFTIYMDSADTILLTNFILSTALSTSIAVSTLILNSKNAKLKSS; encoded by the exons atgaattttctaaGTCTATTATCTGATGCTTTAAGCATCATTACAATTACTCTTTGTTTTGTATTGAAGTTTCCTCAGATTGTAAATATATACAGACTGAAGTCAGCAAGTGGTATAAATATTTACGGTCTGTTGCTAGAGCTTTCAAG CTACACTACAACAGCATGCTACAACTTTGTCAACGAATATGCTTTATTGTCATACATGGAGTATCCTATCATCATCCTACAAGAATTCATCTTGATTTTCTTCGTACTAAGATACATGGATTTAATCAATGTGAAGTCGGTTAGCATTTTTGTTGTCTATCTGGCGATTACTTGTGCTTTCCTGGCCAAACTGATTCCACCTTCAGCACTAACATATATGATT CCTTTATGTACTCCGGTTTCATTATCCAGCAAAGCAATCCAACTATGGGAAATATTATGGACTGGGAGAGCAGAGAGTGTCAGCGTCACATCATGGTTGATATCGGCTTTCACGAACTTCA CTAGAGTATTTACAATCTACATGGACTCTGCTGACACGATTCTTCTGACCAACTTTATCCTCTCAACAGCGCTGAGTACATCCATTGCAGTATCCACTCTTATTCTAAATAGTAAAAACGCAAAACTCAAGTCTTCCTAA
- the LOC111064602 gene encoding solute carrier family 66 member 3 isoform X1 translates to MNFLSLLSDALSIITITLCFVLKFPQIVNIYRLKSASGINIYGLLLELSSYTTTACYNFVNEYALLSYMEYPIIILQEFILIFFVLRYMDLINVKSVSIFVVYLAITCAFLAKLIPPSALTYMIPLCTPVSLSSKAIQLWEILWTGRAESVSVTSWLISAFTNFTRVFTIYMDSADTILLTNFILSTALSTSIAVSTLILNSTELFKIEKKNKVEKSSR, encoded by the exons atgaattttctaaGTCTATTATCTGATGCTTTAAGCATCATTACAATTACTCTTTGTTTTGTATTGAAGTTTCCTCAGATTGTAAATATATACAGACTGAAGTCAGCAAGTGGTATAAATATTTACGGTCTGTTGCTAGAGCTTTCAAG CTACACTACAACAGCATGCTACAACTTTGTCAACGAATATGCTTTATTGTCATACATGGAGTATCCTATCATCATCCTACAAGAATTCATCTTGATTTTCTTCGTACTAAGATACATGGATTTAATCAATGTGAAGTCGGTTAGCATTTTTGTTGTCTATCTGGCGATTACTTGTGCTTTCCTGGCCAAACTGATTCCACCTTCAGCACTAACATATATGATT CCTTTATGTACTCCGGTTTCATTATCCAGCAAAGCAATCCAACTATGGGAAATATTATGGACTGGGAGAGCAGAGAGTGTCAGCGTCACATCATGGTTGATATCGGCTTTCACGAACTTCA CTAGAGTATTTACAATCTACATGGACTCTGCTGACACGATTCTTCTGACCAACTTTATCCTCTCAACAGCGCTGAGTACATCCATTGCAGTATCCACTCTTATTCTAAATA
- the LOC120351901 gene encoding uncharacterized protein LOC120351901 → MTDDLLDFKCINAEKYDDTDGFDLFPDCQAESMRDGAITIFHTNIRSFNKNFDELTVILNNYKIKFNIIVLTETWVDEANVVACLEGYDVFLNKKSRNQNDGVIVFVRKGLAVGCEEIHLHGATCLKIDMKLNGERHCVLAVYRRPSSAGDLDHFVQDLESYCLSKKTDRTNWIVGDINCCILPETTDPLSQHYQDVLCGTGFVSCISVPTRVTSTSKSCIDHIFTDYGDTDIVRSGVIMSELTDHYFIVAGIDPLSRVEVSNGIPQNFTIIDKAKVSSLISEHDWTSIKQFNNVNSASVTFIETLKKIHKHIQKRKNCFC, encoded by the coding sequence ATGACTGACGATTTGCTTGATTTCAAATGTATCAATGCTGAAAAATATGATGATACTGATGGCTTTGACCTCTTTCCCGACTGTCAGGCTGAAAGCATGAGGGATGGGGCAATCACTATTTTCCATACAAATATCCGTAGTTTCAATAAGAATTTCGATGAACTTACTGTTAtactgaataattataaaattaaatttaatataattgttttaACTGAGACCTGGGTTGATGAAGCGAATGTTGTTGCTTGTTTGGAGGGATAcgatgtatttttaaataagaaaagtAGAAATCAAAACGATGGGGTGATCGTATTTGTTCGTAAGGGTCTAGCGGTAGGATGTGAGGAAATTCATCTGCATGGAGCAACATGTTTAAAAATTGACATGAAATTAAATGGAGAGCGGCACTGCGTTTTGGCAGTGTACCGCCGTCCCTCTTCAGCCGGCGACCTGGATCACTTCGTTCAAGATTTGGAGTCTTATTGCCTTTCCAAAAAAACTGACAGAACAAACTGGATTGTTGGGGATATAAATTGCTGCATTTTGCCGGAGACTACAGATCCATTGTCACAACACTATCAGGATGTTCTATGCGGCACTGGGTTTGTGAGTTGCATTAGCGTCCCAACTAGGGTTACCAGTACTTCAAAGAGTTGTATTGATCATATCTTTACTGACTATGGTGACACAGATATTGTTCGCTCTGGTGTCATTATGTCTGAACTCACTGATCATTATTTCATTGTAGCGGGCATAGATCCTCTGTCGCGTGTTGAAGTTTCTAATGGGATACCTCAGAATTTTACTATTATAGACAAGGCCAAAGTAAGTTCCCTTATTTCAGAGCATGACTGGACCTCAATTAAACAATTTAATAATGTCAATTCAGCTTCAGTTACATTTATAGAAACcttaaaaaaaattcataaacatatccaaaaaagaaaaaattgtttCTGCTAA